Proteins from one Elgaria multicarinata webbii isolate HBS135686 ecotype San Diego chromosome 3, rElgMul1.1.pri, whole genome shotgun sequence genomic window:
- the LOC134395693 gene encoding zinc finger protein 184-like: protein MEQQRSTGQRSEEGSEETQEEPHEPQGEFEEVADRSSISSQITSDDEKSSWCPETDEEDEDAEARPSDAVQESENEGEKHRTSAGRVRIEEGEFEEGAERSSISSQTGSDVEQSSWRTEMEVEDEDAEARPSDAVQENEGEKLRTSAGRAKVEEVKEVLCNQDGSKRQRGNHTQEKKDESIPSCTVLHIEQEQRKGKRNKKRLGAHLRIHTEEEDSQSLESGEFEEGAERSTISSQAVSDVEQSSWRTEMEVEDEDAEARPSDAVQESEDEGEKHRTSAGRVRVEEVKVVLCNQDGSRRQRGNHTQEKKDESIPSCTGLHIEQEQRKGRRHRKRLGAHLRINTEEEDSQSLESVKSSCRSKLTLKPPMLDNKRKGHKCFKCKMRFTWSSQLTRHHQEIHSREERHQRVHTTEKPFKCSKCGKCFGYRSVLTKHERIHTEEKPFPCSICGKCFRTNSNLTRHKIIHKGEKPFKCKICGKSFSDSSNFKKHQQIHSGKKPSTS from the exons ATGGAGCAACAAAGGTCCACTGGCCAAAGATCAGAAGAAGGATCAGAAGAGACACAAGAAGAACCTCATGAACCTCAG GGAGAATTTGAAGAGGTAGCTGATAGGTCTTCCATTTCAAGCCAGATTACGTCTGATGATGAGAAGAGTTCATGGTGTCCAGAAACGGATGAGGAAGATGAAGATGCTGAGGCCAGaccatcag ATGCTGTGCAGGAGAGtgagaatgagggagaaaaacatagGACATCAGCAGGAAGAGTGAGAATTGAAGAG GGAGAATTTGAAGAGGGCGCTGAGAGGTCTTCCATTTCAAGCCAGACTGGGTCTGATGTTGAGCAGAGTTCATGGCGGACAGAAATGGAGGTGGAAGATGAAGATGCTGAGGCCAGACCATCAG ATGCTGTGCAGgagaatgagggagaaaaacttaGGACATCAGCAGGAAGAGCGAAAGTTGAAGAGGTAAAAGAGGTCTTGTGCAATCAGGATGGATCCAAAAGGCAGAGGGGAAACCATACACAGGAGAAGAAGGACGAATCCATTCCATCCTGCACTGTGCTCCACATTGAacaagaacaacggaaaggaaagagaaacaaaaagCGCCTTGGTGCTCATTTAAGGATCCACACAGAGGAGGAAGACAGTCAAAGCTTAGAATCT GGAGAATTTGAAGAGGGGGCTGAGAGGTCCACCATTTCAAGCCAGGCTGTGTCTGATGTTGAGCAGAGTTCATGGCGTACAGAAATGGAGGTGGAAGATGAAGATGCTGAGGCCAGACCATCAG ATGCTGTGCAGGAGAGTGAggatgagggagaaaaacatagGACATCAGCAGGAAGAGTGAGAGTTGAAGAGGTAAAAGTGGTCTTGTGCAATCAGGATGGATCCAGAAGGCAGAGGGGAAACCATACACAGGAGAAGAAGGATGAATCCATTCCATCCTGCACTGGGCTCCACATTGAacaagaacaacggaaaggaaggAGACACAGAAAGCGCCTTGGTGCTCATTTAAGAATCAACACAGAGGAGGAAGACAGTCAAAGCTTAGAATCTGTGAAAAGCAGCTGTCGGAGCAAACTGACTTTAAAACCTCCAATGCTTGACAATAAGAGAAAAGGTCATAAATGCTTCAAGTGTAAAATGAGGTTCACATGGAGCTCGCAACTTACAAGACATCATCAAGAAATTCATTCTAGAGAGGAACG GCATCAAAGAGTTCACACAacagagaaaccctttaaatgctcaaaatgtggaaaatgcttcgGGTATCGCTCAGTCCTTAccaaacatgaaagaattcacacagaagaaAAACCCTTTCCATGCTCAatatgtggaaaatgcttcaggaCGAACTCAAACCTTACAAGGCATAAAATAATTCACAaaggggagaagccctttaagTGTAAAatatgtgggaaaagcttcagtgatAGCTCCAACTTTAAGAAACATCAACAAATTCATTCAGGAAAGAAACCATCTACATCttga